The genomic DNA CGGAGAAAGCTGGAGTGGCAGAAGGGACGTTATTTCGTCATTTCACCAATAAAAAGGCAATTTTAATTGAAGTTGCGACTCAAGGTTGGGTAGAACTATTAACCGATTTATTGACAGAATTAAGTCAGATGGGAAGCTATAAAGCCATAGCTCAAGTTCTGAATCGGCGGATGTTACACTTGCGGGAAAATGCTGACATGATGAAGGTCTGTTTCATGGAAGCACAATTTCATCCCGAACTGCGCGATCGCATTCAGTCGGAAGTAATTGGTAAAATGACAGTGGTAGCTGAAGCTTTTTTTGAAACGGCGATGGAAAAAGGTATTTATCGCCGGATGAATACTAAAGTAGTGGCACAAGCTTTCTTAGGTATGTTTGTAATTGCTGGTTTTAGTTACGATACCCTAATTGAACCAGGAGCATCGCCTAAAGAAATGCAAGAAATGGCAGAAGGTTTGGCAGAAATCTTTCTGAATGGGGTTTTAGCTTGAAGGTAAAGGAATAAGGAATAAGGAATAAGGAAGAGGGTAAATAGTTTTGTGAGAGATCTGCTGTGTTAAGGGTCTTCTTTTTGCATTAAGATAAAAAGTGTGAAAACCTTTCTAATCCTTTGATCTAAATGCCCCCTCGTTGGCCCCGCGAACCAGACAGAAACGATCCAGCTTATCGGAAGCTGGACGATCGCATGAATTTTGCCGTACACGTAGCACTATTTGCTGCTTGTAACTCAGGATTATGGTTTTTTCGGATTTTCTTAGATGCTAACTGGTCGTGGACTACCTGGGTAACAGGGGTGTGGTTAGCAGCACTATTTGCTCACGGCGTGTACATATTTGCTCTAGCCAATTATTCATTGGATTCTCATGGCTAAATCTAATAGTGAAAGTATAGAAGCCTTAGCAGCAGAAATTGGGGAAAATATCTACATTGATGTGGCTAAGTGGCATCTTTATCTCAGAGATGCTCATTTACATACCACTTTAGCTGAACAAATTTATCCTTTGCTCAGTAGTGGTTCTGTCTCAGAAGCCCAAATTTTGTCTATCCTCCAAGGTATACTAGTCAAGTTAGGAGGAGGTAAAAAAGAAGTACCCCTCTCAGAGTTAATCCCCATGCAAGGTCAAGTCAATTTAATCGATTTGGTGGAAGATTTTCAGCGCCAAATGTAGCCTTTATTGGGCATGGGGCATGGGGCATGGGGCATTGATTGGATTGTCCTCTCCCTCTTGCTTCTTCCTTCTTCCCCTATAACCAATTTCCCACTAAAATATAGGGTGCCCAATAGTAGGGATCTTTCTCCGTTTCTAGCAGCTTTAACTGAGCTTTTTGCATGGCTTTAGCTTTGCTCAATTGCGGATTTTTTTGTAAGAGATCGTAGAATTGAATCATTAATTCGGCACTTTTAACGTCATTAACTGACCACAATGTAGCCAGAGTACTACTAGCACCAGAACTAACAGCAATTCCAGCTAATCCTAACGCTGAACGGCGATCGCCTGTAGCCGTATTACAAGCACTTAACACTAGTAAATCTGGGTTGAATTTGGCATCTTGATTATTAATGAGTAAAGCTTTTAAATCTTTGGCTCTCATTAAGTTTTTGTAGGTCAAAATGAAGGTCCTTTCGGGATCTGAACTAAACCCACCGTGAGTGGCTAAGTGAACTATAGAAAAGTTGTTAGCAGTAATTGCTTGGCGTAGTTTTTGAGGTGTAAATTCTTGATTGATTAACAATTCGCCACTAAAGTTTTGACTAATGGTTTGTAATTCACGGTTGACTTGAGGAAGACGGGGAAAATTGATTCCTCCCACCTTAAGTGGTTCGCTAATACCACCAGCTAAGAGTTTTAAACTACCTCTTTGAAGGGGTTTAGGACTTAGTAATTGTAGTCCAGGACTAACCGCGATCGCATACTTTTGCATTAGATATTCCTGATTTTCTCGATCGTATAAAACCCCAACTGGAATATTACGCAAAGAACTATCAGGGATGAAAACTAAAGTATTAATTTGCGGGTTTTGCTGCAAATCTGCTTGGAGTGGTTTGATCAACCAATCATAAAGTTTAGCGGATGGGTTCAGAATTTCTCTCCAGGCTCCAACTTCAGCTAATTCATCGTGTAGTTGGCTAATTGTCGTTTCTAATTCTTGGTGATTTTCGAGAGTAGTCACATAATAACGTAATTTATTTTCCGGTAAAGATAAAATAATTACGATTCTATTTTTTAATACTATTGGGTAAATAACCGCAGCGTGGGGATCGACTACAGTAACTGATTCAGGTCTTAATAATTGACATTGTAGGAAGTTTTCTAACTCTGCTATTTCTAGTGCTTGAAGATATTGAATTGATTGATTGATAACTAGTTTATTTGGTAAGGTTGGAGCGGGAGTTAATAGTAATCCAACTAATTCACGATACAAAGGTTCAACGCGATCGCGAAAAGAAAATTGCACATCGCGATTAGTAACGATTAAATCTCTTCTGACTATTTCTAAGGTTTTAGCAGCAGCTTGATAATTATTAATCGCGGCTTTGGTATCGCCTTTACTTGCTAATAATCTACCAATTTGCCATTGCCATTGATAAGCTATTTCGGGAGATTGACTAGGTTGAGCTAAATATAAAGCCGACTCGGTTAATTTTAAGGCTTCTTCTCGCTGTTTATTCGCTAATAAAGAGTCAGATTGACTGTTTCTGTCAGCTAAATATTCATAAAAGCTGCCGGAATTACCGAGAGCATAAGATAATGCGATCGGCGATGCATAATTAGACTTAAATTTTAAGCTATTAGCGTCTTGAACTGCCTTTTGTAAAGTGTTTTGAACTTGTTTCCAATTGGGTTGAGATTTTAACTGCTCAATACAAGCTAAACTTCTAGCATAATTAATTTCGGCATAGACTTTATCTTGACTTAGTTTGAGGTTATTTAAGTTTATTTGAGTTAATAAATTTTCTGCATCCGAAGTTTGATTTAAATCTAGTAATAGGCTAACTTGATTTAAAGTAGAACCAACATTTTGACTTTTACTCGCAGATTTTTGATAAGCTGTGAGGGCAGGCTGATAGAATTTATTTTCTAGTTCTTCAGATATTTCTGTGCTTTCGCAGCGCCAAGGAAGCCGATCAAATTTAGGTAAAGATTGGCGATCGCTCTCTAAGTCTCCTCGATTTCTTAAAGTATTTGCTAAGCTGAGAAATGTGGCACTGGGGTTAGTATCTGTGGCTACTTGAGCCACTTTTTCTAAGATAATTTGTGATTCTGATAATCTGCCTAAGTTCTGAAAGACATCAGCTAATAATCTCCAACCAGTAAAGTAAGTAGTGCGATCTACATCGGGGCGATCGCTAATCAATTCTATAATCGAAGTTTCCGTAATATTTAAACTTTGACAATAATTAGCATCGAATTTAAAACCTTGACTAATCGCCGCACAAGCTTGAAGATTTAATCCGAGTTTTTTCCAAGCTTGAGCTTGAGAAATTAATAAATTTGGAATAGGTTTTTGATAGTTTAAATCTTGATAAATCCTAATAGCTTCTCCCCAACTTTTAATGGCTGTTTGTGATTCTCCCGCAGCTAGTTGAACATTACCTAAATTCGTCCAAGCAATCGCTAAATTGACTTGTTCTGAAGTACCACTTGCTGTTAAAGTAGCAATAATTTTTTCTAGTTTTCGAGCCGCTTGTTCATATTTACCCCGCTCGAAATAAATCTGACTTTCTCTTTGTAACTGAGTAATTTCTGTTTCTGAGCTAGGAATTTGAGCGCTAACTGGCATCAAACTAATACTTAGCCATAAACCCAGACAGCCACCAATTAAAACCTGTCCGAGGCGGCGATTTAACTTTTGATAAACCCCCTTTAAAAAGGGCGATATTCTACACTGAAATACAGGCCATTTTCTTGCCATGTTCTATCTCCCCCTTCCACATTAACTAAGGGTATACCCCAATCTAATCTAGCGCTAAAATTGTCTTGTCGCCATAGTAATCCCAATCCAACACTTGCTAAATGATTGGGATCTGGTGTATCGCCACTTTTATTCCATCCTATGCCATAATCGGCAAAAGGAATTACTTGTAGAACTCCATTACCTTGACGATTTTTCCAAATTGGTAATCTAGCTTCTGCTGATAATAAAAAGCCATTATCTGTTAATAATAAATCTTGACGGTATCCCCGCACTGTTCCGAAGCCACCTAAAGAGAATTGTTCTGTAGAAACTAAGGTATTAGCTAATTGTAAATTACTGCGGAATAATAGTAGAGTATCTGGTGCTAATAGTCTGACATATTGCGCTTGACCTCGCCAAGAGAAAAATTTACCATCAGGAATTTCTGTTTCCCCCTTCTGGGTTTGAGGAGTAACTGTGGAACCAAAGGCGTCTAATCCTAAACTAAATTCAGATAGTAATGATAAGCTTTCTCGCTCATTTTGTTGAGTATAATCTTGAGACAGATGTAAGATAAAAAGTTTAGTTTGTCCAGAGATATCTGCACCTAATGAAAGGGGAAAAGGTTCGTTAAATAAAAACGATTTAGTTTCCCGCCACTCGGTACTAACTCCCAGTCCTAATTCCCTAAAAGTTTGATTTTTTATTTGGCGGATAACTGGCTGTCTAAAAGTTAATTTATAATTGCTAAATTGGGATTCAATATCTGGACTATTGCCATCTAAATCTAGATCGTCAAACGGAGGTTCGACTACACCATTATTACTGTAAGCATAACTAAATCCTAGAGAACCGTTTTGAGAATTGATGGGAACTTGATAACTTAGATCGACGCGATCGCTGCCATCGGTATTACTAAAACCGATACTAAAAGTATCTCCTAATCCTGATAAATTACCTTCTTTTAAATTAATCGATCTTTGAAAAGTTCCGACACTGGGAGAACGATTATTATCAAGATTAATTGACACACTTAAGGATTTTGCCGGACGATAAGTTACATCTAAAATATTTTGTCCAGGAGTACTACTCGCTGATAGTTTGGCAGTCACATTAGTAATTAGAGGATCTAGTTGTAGTAATTGCAGTGCTTCTAACAGATCGTCTACATTTAAAGGTGTATTTGGCTTAACTTTTAAACGCGATCGCACATAGTTATCTAAACTTCCTTCACCTTTAATATCCGGTGCTTGGGAAACTCGAATTTCCTGCAAACTACCTTCCAAAACTTTGATAATTACCGTTCCCTGTTTAGTCTTTTGTGTGGCTTCAGGAACCACGATAATTGCACCAGAAGTCTTGTAGCCTTTAGCTGAGTAAAAATCTGCTACTTGAGTCGCAACTTGCAATAATTGACTGAGACTAAAACTGCGATCGCTGATAGAACTAATATTTTGCTGAATTGCTGGAACTATAATCTCGCCTAATTCTGCCTCACTGAAGACAGTTTGACCTTGAAATTCAAATTTGGTAACTCTAATTTCACCTGATAAGTTTGGCGAGTCAGAATTAAGTGGAGGTGACGGCGGAATTGTTAGCTGACTGAGAATCTGCTCATTGTCAGTTGCTAAAGCATTTTGTACCCCATGAATCAAAATTAGAAGTGATAAATTGAGGCAAATATATAATCTACTGCGATCGCTCAAAGTGATCAACCGTTTTTCCTAATTACAACTAGGGATTCGGGATCTTTACCCTAATTCATCATATTGCACATAGATGGCTGATGCTTTTAATATTAAATTTTCAAATATCTAAGAATTATCTCGTAAAAGTATTTTTTTAGCTTTTGTCTTCTAAATCAGGGTCTTTGAACCAACTATTTCACCAAAAAGGCGTAAATTGACCAAAAATTTTGGCAGCCTGTCAAACAAGGATATAAATAGAAGTTATGCTTTCTGCCAAAAAACTCAGCATAATGGCGTAATTAAGTCGTGGTGACTGGGCGGGTTTGTATAAATTTGCGGTGAAGAGGGCGGGTTTTGTTTGATATTAATCACTTCCTAGGGATTTGTTTGCTAAACCCGTCCCTACAAACCCGCCTTGGGATTACTTTTGACTTCTGACTTCTGACTTCGTTTAAAATCCTCTCGATAAAGCACTTCCAGTCCCTTGGAACATCACCCAGGATAAGAAAAAATTAGAAATGAAGATAGCGAGGAGTGCTGTAACTACAGCCGTAGTCGTAGATTGTCCTACCCCTTTAGCGCCACCAGTGGTAGTTAAACCCCAACTGCAACCAATTGCTGCAATTAAGGCTCCAAAACAAAAAGCTTTGATTGCAGCACTAATGACATCCCAGACAGTTAGTAAGTTACGAGCAGAATCAATAAATGCAGTCGCGGGAATTCCATAAAGAGTTTGAGCCACAAGTGTCCCTCCAGCCATTCCGGTGATAATGGAAAACACCGTCAGTAGGGGTAGCATCAAGCAGCAAGCAATCAACCTAGGAATAACTAGATAGTCAATCGGGTCGGTTTTTAGGATGTAAAGAGCATCAATTTGCTCAGTCACTCGCATTGTGCCAATTTCAGCCGCAAAAGCCGAACCCACCCGTCCAGCCACAATAACAGCCGTCAATACAGGTGCTAGCTCTCTCGTCAAAGTCAAAGCTAAGACTCCACCAACAGTTTTACCAAGACCAAAACTAATAAATTCTCGCGCCACTTGGATTGTAAATACCATACCCACCGTTACGGCGGTGAGCATCGCTATCCCCACCGAGCCAGGGCCAACCATCGCCATTTGTTCTGAGGTATTGCGACCATGAATTTTGCCTCGCAATAGGTGTACCGTCACTTGTCCGCTTAATAAGATTGCCGCTAGCAGGCGCTGCAACCACAGACCAATACCTGAAGTAGAAGTACTCTCACTCACAAGATGTAATACTCACTTTGGTTCTATGCCATCTTAGGTTAACCGCAATCGTTCTGAAAAGCGATCGCTTTTAAATTAATTAATCCTAAATCATTATTTGTTCTTATCAATTAATTATTCTAATATTAAACTTTTTTTGGGCATTAATACTATATTTGCTTGCAATTAATATTTTTAGATGCTATTATTGAATTATAAATTCAATTTAAACGAAAAAATAAATTGGATTGTAGTACCTAGCTGCTGCTGCTCCAAGAGGGGTGGTGGGAGCTAGGTTTTGCCTTTTTAACCCTGTAGAGACGTTGCATTGCAACGTCTCTACGTCTATTTTTGTTGACACTTTCGATCGATTTTGTCTATTATGCTTTGGAGTTAGCGAGTCGAAGCGATCGCCAAAAAAAACATAGCAGCTTGGTGAAAGTAGCGCATCACCAAAGACATCTCCACCCTATTTAGTTGTATCAACTCACAAAAAAACTCATGAAATTACACTGGTTTACCCTCAGCTTGATGACTGTTGTAGCGCTATCCTCTCCAGTCAAAGCCAATACCTCTACATCTCTAGAAATAGAACCATCAACCGACGCGATCGCCGACGTTAGATCTGGCAATAACAATGCAGATGGCGATTACTTGTATAACGTTCCTGATGTTCAAGAAATTAAAGTTAATCCGCCAGAAACTCAACTAAACTACCCCACACCAGCTTTTAACCCCACTACTCCAGCATATTCTTTGAATCAAGTGGTGCGTTTGGGGAAAGAAATGTCACCTGTCAATGCAGAAATTCGTTCCCTGATGAATCGCTACAAGTTTTTATCAGCAGGAATGTTTTTCGTAGATTTGCAAACTGGTGAATATATAGATATCAACGGCGATCGCGCATTTTCCGCCGCAAGTACGATTAAGTTCCCTATTTTGATGGCTTTATTTCAAGAAATAGAAGCTGGAAGAGTCAGTCTCAGTGAACCTTTAGTCATGCGACGAGGTTTAATGGTGGGTGGTTCGGGAAATATGAGCAATAAACCCGCCGGAACTAAGTTTACTGTGTCAGACACGGTGAATAAGATGATGATTATTAGCGATAATACCGCTACTAATATGATTATCGAACGCTTAGGTGGCAAAAACGTTTTAAACCAGCGTTTTCGCAGTTGGGGACTGCAAAGTACAGTCATTCGCAACTGGTTAGTAGATGAAAAAGGTACAAATACCACTAGTGCCAAAGATTTAGTTCAATTATCGGCTCTACTAGCTAATAATAAACTCGTCAGCGATCGCTCTCGGTTGATGGTCATGGATATTATGCGTCAATGCCATAATCGGAGTATGTTACCTGCTGGTTTAGGTTCAGGAGCAGTAATAGCCCACAAAACTGGAACTTTACGCTTTGTTTTGGGAGATGCAGGCATTATTCAAACCCCCAGTGGTAAAACCTATTTAGCAGGTATTATGGTCAGAAGACCAAACCACGATCGCAGAGCCACTAGCTTCATTCGTCAAGTTTCCCAGTTAGTCTACAACTACCAAGAAGGTACGCATTTTACTAACTTACCTCCAGTAGAACCAGTTGACGAAGAATTGGGGAATTGATGCCTTCTTCCTACTCCCTACTCCCTACTCCCGTTAGCCAAGAACTGACTTCTTCCCATCCCAAACCTTCTCTGACTACAACTGGTTCTGAGTCGGTTAAATCGACAATGGTTGAACCTTCCTCCCCTGGTTCAGAATCATCATCAATAATTAGATCGACTAGCTTGTCGAAGCAGTCGAAGAGTTTAGCTTTTTCTAACCCAAAAGTGGGGCTAGAACCATTTTCGTCTAGAATGTGAGCAGAAGCCGAAATAATCGGATTACCCAAAGCCTCTAGTAAAACCGAGCAGAAAGTGGAATCTGGAACTCGAATCCCTGTGGTTTTGCGTTTCGGGTTTTGGACTAGTTTCGGAACAAGTTTAGTGGCAGGTAAGACGAAAGTATAAGGTCCTGGAATCAAATGCTTCATGAAACGATAGGCGCGATCGCTCACCAATGCATATTGAGAGATATTAGACAAAGAAGAACACAAAAACGTCAGGGGTTTATCATTAGAAAGTTGCTTGAGTCGCCTAACCTTCTCAACTGCTGATTTGACGTTAATATCGCAACCAATCGCGTATACTGTATCGGTGGGATATAACATAACTGCTCCTTTTTGCAGAGCATCAACTATCTTATCTATGTCCCGTTTTTGCGGATTATCTGGATGCAAACTGTAAACCGTAGCCATAAGCGATCTTTACTCCTGTACAGACGCGATAGATATATCGCATCTCTCCTGACTTCTGTAGAGACGTAGCACTGCTACGTCTCTACTCCTGACTTCTGACTTCTGACTTCTGACTTCTGTTATACCTCTTCCCTACAACCAATTACCAAATGACAGCAGTTGGTATTGCTACCTATGACTAAACTAGCTTATTTTGAGTGCCATGCGGGAATTGCTGGGGATATGTGCTTATCAGCACTGATCGATGCAGGTGTACCCGTAGAATATTTGATCGATCGAATCAATACTTTGGGAATTGAGTCGGAATATCAATTGCACCTAAAATCGGTTCACCATCACGGTCAAATTGCCTCTAAAGTTGATGTAGAGTTGTTAGCTGTAGAGCATCATCACCATCACCGTCATTTACCAGAAATTGAAGCTTTAATTACCCTAGCTAACTTACCCCCCCGCGCCAGAGACTGGAGTTTAGGTGTTTTTCGGACTCTAGCAGT from Merismopedia glauca CCAP 1448/3 includes the following:
- a CDS encoding TetR/AcrR family transcriptional regulator, which gives rise to MRLFNRQTPTEDQTRTRILNAARQLFARDGYDGTTTKDLAEKAGVAEGTLFRHFTNKKAILIEVATQGWVELLTDLLTELSQMGSYKAIAQVLNRRMLHLRENADMMKVCFMEAQFHPELRDRIQSEVIGKMTVVAEAFFETAMEKGIYRRMNTKVVAQAFLGMFVIAGFSYDTLIEPGASPKEMQEMAEGLAEIFLNGVLA
- a CDS encoding 2TM domain-containing protein, yielding MPPRWPREPDRNDPAYRKLDDRMNFAVHVALFAACNSGLWFFRIFLDANWSWTTWVTGVWLAALFAHGVYIFALANYSLDSHG
- a CDS encoding DUF3181 family protein: MAKSNSESIEALAAEIGENIYIDVAKWHLYLRDAHLHTTLAEQIYPLLSSGSVSEAQILSILQGILVKLGGGKKEVPLSELIPMQGQVNLIDLVEDFQRQM
- a CDS encoding CHAT domain-containing protein, with protein sequence MARKWPVFQCRISPFLKGVYQKLNRRLGQVLIGGCLGLWLSISLMPVSAQIPSSETEITQLQRESQIYFERGKYEQAARKLEKIIATLTASGTSEQVNLAIAWTNLGNVQLAAGESQTAIKSWGEAIRIYQDLNYQKPIPNLLISQAQAWKKLGLNLQACAAISQGFKFDANYCQSLNITETSIIELISDRPDVDRTTYFTGWRLLADVFQNLGRLSESQIILEKVAQVATDTNPSATFLSLANTLRNRGDLESDRQSLPKFDRLPWRCESTEISEELENKFYQPALTAYQKSASKSQNVGSTLNQVSLLLDLNQTSDAENLLTQINLNNLKLSQDKVYAEINYARSLACIEQLKSQPNWKQVQNTLQKAVQDANSLKFKSNYASPIALSYALGNSGSFYEYLADRNSQSDSLLANKQREEALKLTESALYLAQPSQSPEIAYQWQWQIGRLLASKGDTKAAINNYQAAAKTLEIVRRDLIVTNRDVQFSFRDRVEPLYRELVGLLLTPAPTLPNKLVINQSIQYLQALEIAELENFLQCQLLRPESVTVVDPHAAVIYPIVLKNRIVIILSLPENKLRYYVTTLENHQELETTISQLHDELAEVGAWREILNPSAKLYDWLIKPLQADLQQNPQINTLVFIPDSSLRNIPVGVLYDRENQEYLMQKYAIAVSPGLQLLSPKPLQRGSLKLLAGGISEPLKVGGINFPRLPQVNRELQTISQNFSGELLINQEFTPQKLRQAITANNFSIVHLATHGGFSSDPERTFILTYKNLMRAKDLKALLINNQDAKFNPDLLVLSACNTATGDRRSALGLAGIAVSSGASSTLATLWSVNDVKSAELMIQFYDLLQKNPQLSKAKAMQKAQLKLLETEKDPYYWAPYILVGNWL
- a CDS encoding ShlB/FhaC/HecB family hemolysin secretion/activation protein; translation: MITLSDRSRLYICLNLSLLILIHGVQNALATDNEQILSQLTIPPSPPLNSDSPNLSGEIRVTKFEFQGQTVFSEAELGEIIVPAIQQNISSISDRSFSLSQLLQVATQVADFYSAKGYKTSGAIIVVPEATQKTKQGTVIIKVLEGSLQEIRVSQAPDIKGEGSLDNYVRSRLKVKPNTPLNVDDLLEALQLLQLDPLITNVTAKLSASSTPGQNILDVTYRPAKSLSVSINLDNNRSPSVGTFQRSINLKEGNLSGLGDTFSIGFSNTDGSDRVDLSYQVPINSQNGSLGFSYAYSNNGVVEPPFDDLDLDGNSPDIESQFSNYKLTFRQPVIRQIKNQTFRELGLGVSTEWRETKSFLFNEPFPLSLGADISGQTKLFILHLSQDYTQQNERESLSLLSEFSLGLDAFGSTVTPQTQKGETEIPDGKFFSWRGQAQYVRLLAPDTLLLFRSNLQLANTLVSTEQFSLGGFGTVRGYRQDLLLTDNGFLLSAEARLPIWKNRQGNGVLQVIPFADYGIGWNKSGDTPDPNHLASVGLGLLWRQDNFSARLDWGIPLVNVEGGDRTWQENGLYFSVEYRPF
- a CDS encoding MlaE family lipid ABC transporter permease subunit, translated to MSESTSTSGIGLWLQRLLAAILLSGQVTVHLLRGKIHGRNTSEQMAMVGPGSVGIAMLTAVTVGMVFTIQVAREFISFGLGKTVGGVLALTLTRELAPVLTAVIVAGRVGSAFAAEIGTMRVTEQIDALYILKTDPIDYLVIPRLIACCLMLPLLTVFSIITGMAGGTLVAQTLYGIPATAFIDSARNLLTVWDVISAAIKAFCFGALIAAIGCSWGLTTTGGAKGVGQSTTTAVVTALLAIFISNFFLSWVMFQGTGSALSRGF
- a CDS encoding serine hydrolase — translated: MKLHWFTLSLMTVVALSSPVKANTSTSLEIEPSTDAIADVRSGNNNADGDYLYNVPDVQEIKVNPPETQLNYPTPAFNPTTPAYSLNQVVRLGKEMSPVNAEIRSLMNRYKFLSAGMFFVDLQTGEYIDINGDRAFSAASTIKFPILMALFQEIEAGRVSLSEPLVMRRGLMVGGSGNMSNKPAGTKFTVSDTVNKMMIISDNTATNMIIERLGGKNVLNQRFRSWGLQSTVIRNWLVDEKGTNTTSAKDLVQLSALLANNKLVSDRSRLMVMDIMRQCHNRSMLPAGLGSGAVIAHKTGTLRFVLGDAGIIQTPSGKTYLAGIMVRRPNHDRRATSFIRQVSQLVYNYQEGTHFTNLPPVEPVDEELGN
- a CDS encoding L-threonylcarbamoyladenylate synthase, yielding MATVYSLHPDNPQKRDIDKIVDALQKGAVMLYPTDTVYAIGCDINVKSAVEKVRRLKQLSNDKPLTFLCSSLSNISQYALVSDRAYRFMKHLIPGPYTFVLPATKLVPKLVQNPKRKTTGIRVPDSTFCSVLLEALGNPIISASAHILDENGSSPTFGLEKAKLFDCFDKLVDLIIDDDSEPGEEGSTIVDLTDSEPVVVREGLGWEEVSSWLTGVGSRE